The Candidatus Defluviibacterium haderslevense DNA window GGATTTAAATTCTAAAGTTTAACAAGACTCAAAGTGACATTCCTGAATAAAATCCTAAATCCTTTTGGGTATATATTTTAGTTAAAAGTGCTATTTGACCTGTATGATAAGAAAAGTGTTCTATCACATGTATGACAATTTGAATACCTGTCATCTCAAAACACTGAACATGTTTTACCTCATACCAATCGACAATATTTAATCCTTTGATGATTTCATTGGACTCATGAGTTATATCATGGAGTAATTTTTCTAATTCATGTTTTATAAATGGGCCAGAGTGCTCGAACTCCAAATTGCGATTTCGAATGTCCTCATTATTTCCTAAAGTAGTTTGAATATATTGATACACATTGCCACATAGATGTAAAATTAAATTACCAATTGAATTGCATTGATCATTCATTCGAAATGCAATTTGTTTTTCGCTTAATAACTCAAGACATCGCGTGATTCTAAAAACAGATTCTTTAATGACTCTTAATTCATATTCAGTTGTCAAAGTATTTAAAAAAACCTGCTCCATGGAATTTCAAGATTATTTACACATTCCATTATTCAAGGAAACTGCCGTATCAACAAGATGTGTATTTGCAACATTCACGATAAGGTTCCAATCCGTTAATATCAATCCTACGGTTAATGCATGACTTAATACTTCATTATTAAACAAAGGGCTTTTAACTTTTGCCAATGGACCAAACTGGACTTCAAAATCTTTTATTTTATCCATTATGGCATTCCTTCCTTCCTTTAGAATTGCGTTATACAATTTAGTATTTTCATTTAATTTATTGGCAGAAGCTCTGATTTGATCACATCCATAATCCATATCACTGAGGGGTATAAAGTCTGGATTAATATTTTTCAAACGTTCACTATATTTATTCCATTGAGCCAATAACTCAGTGGCTTGCTTTTCCAAGGCAGTCAATTGCAATCTGAGATCTTTATCAGTTTCGTTTTCGCCAGTTAATGAAAAACTATTTCCCTCCAATTGAGCATTGATTCGTTCAGTCCATAGATCCACTTCTGCTCCAAATTTAGAAATTCTAACATCTGCATCCCAAGATTTTACACGTTTGAATTCAGTGCCATTATCCAATAATTCAACTTCAGTTTTCAATGTTGAAGCCATAAAAGCCTCACCACAAGAATTTGGAACCAAAGGAGCTTTTTCTAGCAAGGCGCTTATACCTTGACCCGAACTCTGCAATAAAAGTCCAAAAAATATAACCGAAAAGAAAATTAATTTTTTCATCATTCCATTTTAGTGTTTAAAAGTATAACATTTTTGATAAGCCATAACAATTTTTATTCATTGCTATTTGATCTCCATTAATTTTTCCAAGACCTCATTTACAGCTGGACAAAAACTTGCATTCATTAATGTCAAGGCTGGTTGTTTAATAAAAACATCTTCATCCGTATATGGAAAACGATGACAATCACTAGGTCTGACATCATAAATCTGACATTTATTATCTTTTTCTAAAAAAGGACAAGGCTTCGATTGGAGTACAAAATCATGATCTTCATCAGAAACCAAATAGGTTAATTCAAAATCCCGCTCCTTCATATTTAAAGACTTCGCAATCCGCTTAATATCTTGCTGCTTAAACCTTGGAGAATAATTTTTACAACATGCTGCACAATCTAAACAATTTATTTTTTTAAAAGCTTCTTGATGCAATACTGGCAAAATGCGGATGGCCTTTGCTTTGTCAATCCGATTCAGAAATATTTTATACTTTTTAATGTTCTCACGACTTCTACTTTTCCAAGATTTTAATAGTTCTTCTTTCATAAGGATATCTTATAA harbors:
- a CDS encoding DUF1572 family protein produces the protein MEQVFLNTLTTEYELRVIKESVFRITRCLELLSEKQIAFRMNDQCNSIGNLILHLCGNVYQYIQTTLGNNEDIRNRNLEFEHSGPFIKHELEKLLHDITHESNEIIKGLNIVDWYEVKHVQCFEMTGIQIVIHVIEHFSYHTGQIALLTKIYTQKDLGFYSGMSL
- a CDS encoding YkgJ family cysteine cluster protein, whose translation is MKEELLKSWKSRSRENIKKYKIFLNRIDKAKAIRILPVLHQEAFKKINCLDCAACCKNYSPRFKQQDIKRIAKSLNMKERDFELTYLVSDEDHDFVLQSKPCPFLEKDNKCQIYDVRPSDCHRFPYTDEDVFIKQPALTLMNASFCPAVNEVLEKLMEIK